Proteins from one Desulfonema limicola genomic window:
- the traN gene encoding conjugal transfer protein TraN, which translates to MSKIFCRGSLVCPIIFFFLVHSLWASTAYPPEFVNPAIVPDPLIYSYAQCYEKYGFCTCELVGASDPASPAAGIDTTPYDLDGNGLLGFAEMREARNWGFWNDEQLGDSTFLACHYDPPSPGPYDPFECEKLFGESDCVCVSHMGQHFGQCFSRTIVMASPEPVSVPEEYCDHRTPGGFENCYCDVGQTDAWLGGEVKCYVMPSTTTQTWECETDTIRIFSGSKYTCRTLDGAVFSPDCCPGELSCAITEYNAGNGTLQMALTGASYALKAYLTYQGYAATAAAYGTSASIGSFLAGGGATTAAATSAAGTTGVTGTVQAYQGYYAAGQALNPALAALGMAMAYVALAYALYTFISGMYNTCKDWEYELACKDNGSLCIYTGEECVASGFTGCRKRVKVFMCYASQIAKIVNEYGLPQLHDPGCHIDNCNASFDGDQCGCINAYTIDGSPTQTRHTGFTIDEFQRLDFGQIPIAQSLAATMMPSADSDDAFADIEALTAPSSLLAHEAETSLTEQAPPVDQTNPTHTVINIGGCTYNGDEMVFPITASDTEIVTFTPGTAYTSSICISSPFNKPGRIYAVNMSMSDEEWERVSTLSTSPGMSALYDICNPRYISQGWGDIGTFLATTSIMSGTFFSGSNCWQPVHYDNFFYSTVPWYHDSMAVEELVVTRNTIFAKDQTLLRPEETYVSDTFKGWGEFWAYWLAEEDIQRGKWLAVDGKCFIKDTGQPVLTPPLSPTDISGNPLYDENGFNPATGQYFKDDPICVNWYVSEIIPKNLKVNLNNDCTLSSEKEMGENIIPIDASSCPSGFTQGTDCFCTCPPLIQDMENTQMICPRPNKNNLIQRVAGYVSPSAFNAYYGRSDVKLRYEPYIP; encoded by the coding sequence ATGAGTAAAATTTTTTGCAGAGGCAGCCTTGTATGCCCTATTATTTTTTTCTTTCTGGTTCACAGTCTCTGGGCATCCACAGCCTATCCACCGGAATTTGTCAACCCGGCCATAGTGCCAGACCCGCTCATTTATTCCTATGCCCAGTGCTATGAAAAATACGGGTTCTGCACCTGCGAACTTGTGGGAGCTTCTGACCCTGCATCTCCGGCAGCCGGTATTGACACAACTCCCTATGATCTGGACGGAAACGGTCTGCTGGGTTTTGCTGAGATGAGAGAAGCAAGGAACTGGGGATTCTGGAATGATGAGCAGTTGGGAGACAGCACATTTCTGGCCTGCCATTATGATCCCCCGTCTCCAGGCCCTTATGACCCTTTTGAATGTGAAAAGCTGTTTGGTGAGTCAGACTGCGTGTGCGTCTCACATATGGGACAGCATTTTGGCCAGTGCTTTTCCAGAACCATTGTAATGGCAAGTCCGGAACCGGTTTCAGTACCTGAAGAATACTGCGATCACAGAACACCGGGCGGTTTTGAAAACTGTTATTGCGATGTAGGTCAGACAGATGCCTGGCTGGGCGGAGAAGTCAAGTGCTATGTCATGCCCTCAACCACAACCCAGACCTGGGAATGCGAAACAGATACCATAAGGATATTTTCCGGCTCAAAATACACCTGCCGCACCCTTGACGGAGCTGTATTTTCTCCTGACTGCTGCCCTGGAGAGCTTTCCTGTGCAATAACAGAATACAATGCAGGAAACGGAACATTACAGATGGCCTTGACCGGTGCATCCTATGCTCTGAAAGCCTATCTGACCTACCAGGGATATGCAGCAACTGCGGCCGCATACGGAACAAGCGCTTCAATAGGTTCTTTCCTTGCCGGTGGAGGAGCCACAACCGCGGCTGCAACAAGTGCGGCAGGCACAACAGGTGTAACCGGCACAGTCCAGGCATACCAGGGATATTATGCAGCAGGGCAGGCACTTAACCCTGCACTTGCAGCCCTGGGAATGGCAATGGCCTATGTAGCTCTTGCCTATGCGCTCTATACATTTATATCCGGGATGTACAATACCTGCAAGGACTGGGAATATGAACTGGCCTGCAAGGACAACGGGAGCCTGTGCATTTACACAGGTGAAGAATGCGTGGCCTCCGGATTTACAGGATGCAGAAAAAGGGTAAAGGTATTCATGTGCTATGCAAGCCAGATTGCAAAGATAGTAAACGAATACGGACTTCCACAGCTCCATGATCCCGGATGCCATATTGATAACTGCAATGCCTCCTTTGACGGAGATCAATGCGGATGCATCAATGCCTATACAATTGATGGAAGCCCGACCCAGACCAGGCATACAGGTTTTACCATAGACGAATTCCAGCGCCTGGATTTCGGACAGATTCCCATAGCTCAATCCCTTGCAGCCACAATGATGCCCTCTGCTGACTCGGATGACGCATTTGCAGATATTGAAGCCCTGACCGCACCATCATCCCTGCTTGCCCATGAAGCGGAAACATCACTCACAGAACAGGCTCCACCAGTTGACCAGACCAATCCAACCCATACGGTCATAAATATCGGCGGATGCACCTACAATGGAGATGAAATGGTCTTTCCCATAACTGCATCAGACACGGAGATCGTCACCTTCACACCAGGCACAGCCTATACCTCATCCATATGCATCAGTTCGCCTTTTAACAAGCCGGGCAGGATATATGCAGTAAACATGTCCATGTCAGATGAGGAATGGGAAAGGGTAAGCACATTATCCACATCTCCGGGCATGAGTGCGCTTTATGATATATGCAATCCCAGGTATATAAGCCAGGGCTGGGGAGATATTGGTACTTTTCTGGCCACAACATCCATAATGTCAGGAACTTTTTTCTCAGGCTCAAACTGCTGGCAGCCTGTTCATTATGACAATTTTTTCTACTCCACAGTACCCTGGTATCATGATTCTATGGCAGTAGAAGAACTGGTAGTCACCAGGAACACCATTTTTGCAAAGGATCAGACCCTTCTGAGACCCGAAGAAACCTATGTATCAGATACCTTTAAAGGATGGGGAGAATTCTGGGCATACTGGCTTGCAGAAGAGGATATTCAAAGGGGTAAATGGTTGGCTGTTGATGGAAAATGCTTTATCAAGGATACAGGACAGCCGGTTCTGACACCGCCTTTAAGCCCGACAGATATATCAGGCAATCCCCTGTATGATGAAAACGGATTCAATCCAGCAACAGGCCAGTATTTCAAGGATGACCCAATCTGCGTCAACTGGTATGTAAGCGAGATCATCCCCAAAAACCTGAAAGTAAACCTGAACAATGACTGCACCCTGAGTTCGGAAAAAGAAATGGGAGAAAATATCATCCCTATAGATGCCAGCTCATGCCCATCAGGTTTTACCCAGGGAACAGACTGTTTCTGCACCTGTCCTCCATTAATCCAGGACATGGAGAATACACAGATGATATGCCCCAGACCAAATAAAAACAATTTAATCCAGCGGGTAGCAGGCTATGTAAGCCCATCCGCATTTAACGCCTATTATGGGAGGTCAGATGTCAAACTTCGTTATGAACCCTATATTCCGTAG
- a CDS encoding choice-of-anchor D domain-containing protein: MKLFNSIILTAFIFLVCPIPVSAIETSATSINFGTFHIGQSLPVRNLTIINNHPENDLTILDFQFTGPDSSCFKVISTSGTTQMAPTESLTVVLQFTPSRLGTHNADYIIVSDDAASSAITISLTGIQEDYPDNQWVFYFSEESIVIDCPQAGDYCQAETWFEVSPPLNSNCGDSSTPLDFAKAVADNMQLSFSPCSQIIAPDLIGNPSYGIIYETRNGACETESNAKCVLQAAIVPASVTLTGNDCHVKGKLKISVSGTDNVKNCTNYSYEDTDENGDPVTINTGFHFFLTSGVTAFFPHTGETSYEDNLEIIVTGTQDQDVEDYTDLEYYRASIRVTDLEGTLVDFELRFRDATGSYVALPSAVSVTKIDWTVDDILTWSASAPDGFMWTDYDFPGTEHKIRALVHISFNSSSGTVNVVLKSNELRLYVPNPGTCADGTVPKVRNVPPVLKPDTAPARAIFSNVTVDNIPDYGNYTGTGDLFNISPGYWHGGAAKGGVWGSWVNDNNAGRAGTRKFTFKNALPWEVYELCPVVDVELPEVLNSETVDLDGDGPGYYNACADTKNLICPIETDGMIAWNLAWTTYGWLCLRHVCIFQEDNTINVDQGEFWNCDE; the protein is encoded by the coding sequence ATGAAATTGTTTAACAGCATAATCCTGACGGCTTTCATATTTCTGGTCTGCCCGATACCAGTTTCGGCCATTGAAACTTCGGCAACAAGTATCAATTTCGGAACATTTCACATAGGCCAGTCTCTTCCTGTGCGAAATCTGACAATTATTAACAATCATCCTGAAAATGATCTGACCATTCTCGATTTTCAATTTACAGGGCCTGACTCATCCTGCTTTAAGGTAATCAGCACATCAGGAACCACACAGATGGCACCGACCGAATCCCTGACTGTTGTGCTTCAGTTTACGCCTTCCCGCTTGGGTACTCATAATGCAGATTACATCATTGTTTCAGATGACGCAGCATCATCTGCAATCACGATTTCCCTTACCGGGATTCAGGAAGATTATCCTGATAATCAATGGGTGTTCTATTTTTCAGAAGAATCCATTGTTATTGACTGCCCACAAGCAGGCGATTACTGCCAGGCTGAAACCTGGTTTGAGGTCAGTCCTCCTTTAAACAGCAATTGCGGCGATTCTTCAACTCCTCTTGATTTTGCAAAAGCTGTTGCAGATAATATGCAGCTTTCATTTTCTCCTTGCAGTCAGATCATAGCCCCAGACCTTATAGGCAACCCCAGTTACGGGATTATCTATGAAACCAGAAACGGAGCCTGTGAAACAGAATCCAATGCAAAATGTGTGCTTCAGGCAGCCATAGTGCCTGCATCTGTAACCCTTACAGGCAATGACTGCCATGTAAAAGGAAAGTTGAAAATTTCCGTATCAGGCACTGACAATGTTAAAAACTGCACCAATTATTCATATGAGGATACAGATGAAAACGGTGATCCTGTGACAATTAATACAGGCTTTCATTTTTTTCTTACATCAGGTGTAACAGCATTTTTTCCCCATACCGGAGAAACAAGCTATGAAGACAACCTGGAAATCATTGTAACAGGCACACAGGATCAGGATGTTGAGGATTATACTGACCTGGAATATTACAGGGCTTCCATCCGCGTCACTGATCTTGAAGGCACTCTGGTTGATTTTGAACTCAGATTCAGGGATGCCACAGGCAGTTATGTGGCCCTGCCTTCTGCTGTTTCTGTTACAAAAATTGACTGGACTGTTGACGATATTCTTACCTGGTCGGCCTCTGCTCCTGACGGATTCATGTGGACAGATTATGATTTTCCGGGAACAGAGCATAAGATCAGGGCGCTGGTGCATATTTCGTTTAACTCAAGTTCTGGCACAGTTAATGTAGTCCTCAAAAGCAATGAATTAAGGCTGTATGTTCCCAATCCAGGAACCTGTGCTGACGGCACAGTGCCCAAGGTCAGAAATGTCCCCCCAGTTCTGAAACCGGATACAGCCCCGGCAAGGGCAATATTTTCAAATGTCACAGTAGATAATATCCCGGACTATGGAAATTACACAGGAACCGGCGATCTTTTCAATATCTCACCCGGATACTGGCATGGAGGTGCTGCAAAAGGCGGGGTATGGGGTTCATGGGTTAATGACAATAATGCAGGAAGGGCTGGAACAAGAAAATTTACCTTTAAAAACGCTCTTCCCTGGGAGGTGTATGAATTATGCCCGGTTGTTGATGTGGAACTGCCAGAGGTTTTAAACAGCGAAACCGTTGATCTGGATGGAGACGGGCCAGGATATTACAATGCCTGTGCAGATACAAAAAACCTGATTTGCCCCATTGAAACCGATGGAATGATAGCCTGGAATCTGGCCTGGACTACCTATGGATGGCTTTGTTTAAGGCATGTGTGCATTTTTCAGGAAGACAATACAATAAATGTAGATCAGGGGGAGTTCTGGAATTGTGATGAGTAA
- a CDS encoding TraU family protein has protein sequence MPSLSDMMGAMNWECMFPVRIAGTRIDPYRDETDNIDQSNMDFNTIVNASGSNPNDSDSSDVFCKCESAGVVTETPIGITVSFWEPTRVIEVVKDSFCFPLLGSDLSGEITGSDADSMRQSKDGTVQVVKPGVQQSFWQAHYYVFPIMAILEVLTDFICMDFSAFDLGYMTEVDPRWDDSELSALLTPETVLFANPVAQLACIPDVMAATVKYTINTLYWCQGAWAKVFPLTGFVTHTGTPVQSQAAILGRTIYNLHRSFVLWGTVGTEAMCHRVPMPIWKKGQYKWQLLWPKRDTKCRVIGEPGFKWSSNKNPPFPDKNPDNFVNLLWRKRDCCAR, from the coding sequence ATGCCGTCTCTTTCAGATATGATGGGAGCCATGAACTGGGAATGTATGTTTCCGGTCAGGATTGCCGGAACACGGATTGATCCTTACAGGGATGAAACAGACAATATTGACCAGAGCAATATGGATTTTAATACCATTGTCAATGCTTCAGGTTCCAATCCCAATGATTCTGACAGCAGTGATGTTTTCTGCAAATGTGAAAGTGCCGGGGTAGTAACTGAAACTCCCATCGGGATTACTGTGAGCTTCTGGGAACCCACCCGTGTAATCGAGGTTGTGAAAGATTCATTCTGTTTTCCCCTGCTCGGCTCTGATTTAAGCGGGGAGATAACAGGTTCTGATGCTGACAGTATGCGCCAGTCAAAAGACGGTACTGTTCAGGTTGTAAAGCCGGGAGTGCAGCAGAGTTTCTGGCAGGCTCATTATTATGTTTTTCCTATCATGGCCATACTTGAAGTGCTTACAGACTTTATCTGCATGGATTTTTCCGCATTTGATCTCGGATATATGACCGAGGTTGATCCCAGATGGGATGATTCGGAACTGTCTGCACTTTTAACCCCTGAAACTGTGCTGTTTGCAAATCCTGTTGCTCAACTGGCCTGCATTCCTGATGTCATGGCTGCCACTGTGAAGTACACCATCAACACCCTTTACTGGTGTCAGGGAGCCTGGGCAAAGGTCTTTCCCCTTACCGGATTTGTTACCCACACAGGAACCCCGGTTCAGTCCCAGGCCGCTATCCTGGGCAGAACCATTTACAATCTTCACCGCTCCTTTGTGCTGTGGGGAACAGTGGGCACAGAGGCAATGTGCCACAGGGTTCCCATGCCTATATGGAAAAAAGGGCAGTATAAATGGCAGCTGCTCTGGCCTAAAAGAGATACCAAGTGCAGGGTTATAGGAGAACCCGGATTTAAATGGAGTAGCAACAAAAATCCCCCTTTTCCTGATAAAAATCCTGATAATTTTGTAAACCTGTTATGGAGAAAAAGGGACTGCTGTGCAAGATAA
- a CDS encoding putative transposase, with translation MQEELFPGTSQKKDNNIKIIGANLSLVFNRKDKNLVILKNRDEIVKKVDLSDKTAKKVFVVETVELGASKSKLADAINISRQTIDNYIECKKRFGTEGLLGGYNPDMGKNLAEHRKLNQAKRIQGNKAVILADERKAKRINNLKKQTELDFEFGEKTVPKSEQPFNTLHDWKFTRFAGIFPYLIVLIANNQWLKLIMGFFGSAFKIFLVFLLMAARNIKSIEQLKNVYQKEAGLILGLNTLPHVKGIWQWFYAACDLRRSRSICKSFFKQQILCGIVSAWIWLTDGHLLPYTGKNKVHYSFNTQRKMVVPGQTNMVTCDMSGRIVDFQIQEGKGDLKAHIVDLKKEWEQELTEIPFMVFDREGYGGQFFNNLIENEIPFVCWDKNVDSKKLKELDDADFNESFEMNNKEYGIFEGEKKFTIDQNGEKQTFTLRKIYLWNKTSNRRTCGLAWDAGRPTSTLQCAQAILSRWGASENTFKHLQDKHPFHYHPGFKTVDSEKQLITNPDIKVFEKEIKSVRKTLAKKYKKNSKTREVLNKDGSRREKSLKIRLETEINRLEEELKELLNDKKNLPEKVDASTLENYKSFKKIDNEGKNLFDFVTASVWNSRKEMTDWLLRYYPNENEYVDLFYAITQCHGWIKSEADRVVVRLEPLQQPIRRKAQEQLCKKLTALNACLPTGKILQIEVGPSPIKS, from the coding sequence ATGCAAGAAGAACTTTTTCCCGGAACGTCACAGAAAAAAGATAATAACATCAAAATAATTGGTGCAAATTTGTCTTTGGTTTTCAACAGAAAAGACAAGAACCTGGTAATTTTAAAAAATCGTGATGAAATTGTAAAAAAGGTCGATCTTTCTGACAAGACCGCAAAAAAAGTTTTTGTTGTTGAAACAGTTGAATTGGGCGCCTCTAAATCTAAACTGGCTGATGCTATCAATATCAGCAGACAAACGATAGACAATTACATAGAGTGCAAAAAAAGATTTGGAACAGAAGGGCTGTTAGGGGGTTACAATCCTGATATGGGTAAAAATCTTGCGGAACATCGCAAGCTTAATCAAGCCAAACGCATACAGGGTAATAAGGCTGTCATACTTGCTGACGAAAGAAAAGCCAAACGGATTAATAACCTGAAAAAACAAACGGAACTTGATTTTGAATTTGGCGAAAAAACAGTTCCAAAGAGCGAGCAGCCCTTTAACACCCTTCATGATTGGAAGTTCACTCGCTTTGCAGGGATATTTCCATATCTAATTGTATTGATAGCTAATAATCAATGGTTAAAACTGATAATGGGATTCTTTGGGTCTGCCTTTAAAATATTTTTAGTTTTCTTATTGATGGCTGCCCGCAATATCAAATCCATAGAGCAATTGAAAAATGTTTACCAAAAAGAAGCCGGACTTATCCTGGGCCTTAATACATTGCCTCATGTAAAGGGTATATGGCAATGGTTCTATGCAGCTTGTGATCTGCGACGATCAAGGTCTATTTGTAAGTCATTTTTCAAGCAGCAGATCCTTTGCGGAATAGTCAGTGCCTGGATATGGTTGACAGATGGACATCTGCTTCCATACACCGGGAAAAATAAGGTTCATTACAGCTTTAATACACAGCGGAAAATGGTGGTGCCCGGACAAACAAACATGGTAACATGTGATATGAGCGGCCGCATTGTTGATTTTCAGATTCAGGAAGGAAAAGGTGACCTTAAAGCGCATATTGTTGACCTTAAAAAAGAATGGGAGCAGGAACTGACGGAGATTCCTTTTATGGTATTTGACCGGGAGGGGTATGGCGGCCAATTTTTCAACAATCTTATTGAAAATGAGATTCCTTTTGTCTGCTGGGATAAAAATGTTGATTCAAAAAAACTCAAAGAATTAGATGATGCTGATTTTAATGAATCATTTGAGATGAACAACAAAGAATACGGCATTTTCGAGGGGGAGAAAAAGTTTACCATAGATCAAAATGGCGAAAAGCAGACTTTTACTCTCAGAAAAATATATCTTTGGAACAAGACCAGTAACCGTCGAACATGCGGCCTTGCATGGGATGCAGGCAGGCCCACATCTACACTTCAATGTGCACAAGCTATATTGAGCCGGTGGGGTGCCTCGGAAAATACATTTAAACACCTTCAGGACAAGCATCCTTTTCATTACCATCCTGGATTTAAAACAGTGGATAGCGAGAAACAGCTTATCACAAATCCTGATATTAAGGTCTTTGAAAAAGAAATAAAGTCGGTACGTAAAACGCTTGCTAAAAAGTATAAGAAAAATTCAAAAACCAGGGAAGTTTTAAATAAAGATGGGTCAAGGCGCGAAAAAAGTCTGAAGATCCGCCTGGAAACTGAGATCAACCGGTTAGAAGAAGAACTCAAAGAACTTCTCAATGACAAAAAAAACCTGCCTGAAAAGGTTGACGCTTCTACTCTTGAAAATTATAAATCCTTCAAGAAAATTGATAATGAGGGGAAAAATCTATTTGATTTTGTTACCGCTTCAGTATGGAATTCGCGCAAAGAAATGACTGATTGGTTATTGCGTTATTATCCGAATGAGAATGAATATGTGGACTTGTTTTATGCCATAACTCAGTGTCATGGATGGATCAAATCTGAAGCAGACAGAGTTGTTGTCCGATTGGAGCCTTTGCAGCAACCGATTCGCAGAAAAGCGCAGGAGCAGCTTTGTAAAAAGTTGACTGCATTAAACGCTTGTCTTCCGACTGGGAAAATATTACAAATTGAAGTTGGTCCGTCGCCTATTAAAAGTTAA